One Sediminibacillus dalangtanensis genomic region harbors:
- a CDS encoding L-ribulose-5-phosphate 4-epimerase: MLEKLKEKVLQANIALEDFNLVTFTWGNASGIDRDSGLVVIKPSGVPYKTLTKEKLVVLNMEGHVVEGNLRPSSDLPTHIELYKSFPEIGGIVHTHSPWATIWAQAGKFIPPLGTTHADYFYGSIPCTRALTATEINRNYEQETGKLIVETFKDIDYRRVPSVLVNSHAPFNWGVDPQEAVHNAVVLEEVSKMAFRSLQINNGLGPMDQVLLDKHYLRKHGVNAYYGQ; the protein is encoded by the coding sequence TTGCTGGAAAAATTAAAAGAAAAGGTTTTGCAGGCAAATATAGCATTAGAAGACTTTAATTTGGTTACTTTCACTTGGGGGAATGCCAGTGGAATCGATAGAGACAGTGGGTTGGTTGTTATTAAACCAAGTGGGGTCCCCTATAAAACTCTTACCAAAGAAAAGCTTGTAGTGCTAAATATGGAGGGGCATGTGGTGGAGGGTAACTTAAGACCGTCATCAGATTTGCCCACCCATATCGAACTTTATAAATCGTTTCCTGAAATTGGGGGGATTGTCCATACTCATTCTCCTTGGGCTACTATTTGGGCACAAGCTGGGAAATTCATCCCGCCGTTAGGAACAACACATGCTGATTATTTTTATGGTTCTATTCCTTGTACAAGAGCATTGACAGCAACAGAAATAAACAGAAACTATGAGCAGGAAACCGGAAAACTGATTGTTGAGACTTTTAAAGATATAGATTACCGTCGAGTTCCAAGCGTTTTAGTTAACAGCCATGCCCCTTTCAATTGGGGAGTAGATCCCCAAGAGGCTGTCCACAATGCAGTAGTTCTAGAAGAGGTATCAAAAATGGCCTTCCGTTCTCTTCAAATAAACAATGGGCTAGGACCTATGGATCAAGTTCTATTAGATAAACATTATTTAAGAAAACACGGAGTAAATGCATATTATGGCCAGTAG
- a CDS encoding DeoR/GlpR family DNA-binding transcription regulator translates to MLVAERQQKIVEVVNERKSIRVSELSRIFSVTEETIRRDLEKLETEQKLARSHGGAVSIIPDESAELSFSEREITNVKEKKEIANEAAKYVIEGDKIMLDASTTAWYLAKALPDIPVTVLTNSIKVAMELSSRKEVTVISTGGTLLSKSLSYVGPLAESSLDTYHVNKAFISCKGFHLDKGISESDEQQARIKKKMMDNADSVFIMIDHSKFGVRAFSRLSGIEAIDHVITDGKVDTAILQQLSDRSLNLIKV, encoded by the coding sequence GTGTTAGTTGCAGAGAGGCAACAAAAGATAGTAGAGGTCGTAAATGAACGTAAAAGTATCCGTGTTTCCGAGCTCAGCCGTATATTTTCGGTTACAGAAGAGACAATCCGCAGAGATCTGGAAAAATTGGAGACAGAGCAGAAGTTGGCAAGAAGCCATGGTGGAGCTGTTAGCATAATCCCGGATGAATCGGCAGAACTTTCATTTTCCGAAAGAGAAATAACCAACGTTAAAGAAAAGAAGGAAATTGCTAATGAGGCCGCTAAATATGTCATCGAAGGGGATAAAATCATGCTGGATGCCAGTACAACTGCATGGTATCTGGCAAAAGCCCTACCTGACATTCCGGTTACAGTCCTTACGAATTCGATTAAAGTAGCGATGGAACTGAGCAGCAGGAAAGAAGTAACTGTGATTTCAACCGGAGGAACATTGCTGTCTAAATCACTTTCTTACGTCGGGCCTTTGGCGGAATCTTCTTTGGATACTTACCATGTAAATAAAGCATTTATTTCTTGTAAAGGATTCCACCTCGATAAAGGAATCAGTGAGTCAGACGAACAACAGGCAAGGATCAAGAAAAAAATGATGGATAATGCTGACTCCGTTTTTATAATGATTGACCATAGTAAATTTGGTGTGCGGGCTTTTTCACGGCTTAGTGGTATAGAAGCTATTGACCATGTCATAACAGATGGAAAAGTGGATACGGCAATCTTGCAGCAATTGTCTGACAGATCATTAAATTTGATTAAAGTATAA
- a CDS encoding bifunctional aldolase/short-chain dehydrogenase: MKAEKETNRTEEETTLVQNRWDASKANSESGLEELVYRSNLLGSDRSVANWGGGNTSTKSIETDFRGNEVEVMWVKGSGSDLATMGAKNFTGLKMNDIRPLMEKDDMTDEEMVSYLAHCMIDAKHPRSSIETLLHAFLPFKHVDHTHPDAIISIACADNGKAIAKEIYGNRFVWVPYIRPGFKLSKMIAEGVQNNPNAELVIMEKHGLVTWGETSKESYDKTISVIQEAEDYIEAKAKEQTLFGGQKYESLTADERKEIIAKVLPVVRGQVSGNKKMLVTYDDSEDVLNFVNSENAKDLSQVGAACPDHLVHTKRTPLFVEWDPSSKDADALIESVKAGIASFQEEYEAYFEKNKSEGDQMVETAPRVVLIPGIGMINTGKNWIAANVSESLYHRAISVMRGSTILGNFVSLNEEESFAIEYWPLELYKLSLAPPEAEFSRQIAFVTGGAGGIGSATCYRLVSEGAHVVVADINLEGAEELAGQINDRFGENRAIAVKMDVTKEAEVSAAIQDSVLTYGGLDIIVNNAGLASSSPFEETTMDKWNLNMNVLVTGYFLVAREAFKLMKDQAIGGSMVFVGSKNSIYAGKNAAAYSTAKAAETHLARTVAADGGQYGIRVNSVLPDAVIRGSKIWDSEWKEERASSYGIGTDDLEEHYRKRTILNVNILPHDIAESIAFLASSKSAKTTGCMVTVDGGVAAAFTR; this comes from the coding sequence ATTAAAGCAGAAAAAGAAACAAACAGGACAGAGGAGGAAACAACTTTGGTACAAAATCGATGGGATGCAAGTAAAGCAAACAGTGAAAGCGGTTTAGAAGAGTTGGTATATCGCTCTAATTTATTGGGGTCAGACCGGTCTGTTGCCAATTGGGGTGGCGGAAATACTTCAACAAAATCCATTGAAACCGACTTCCGGGGAAACGAAGTCGAAGTCATGTGGGTGAAAGGCAGTGGTTCAGATTTAGCTACAATGGGCGCGAAAAACTTCACAGGATTGAAAATGAACGACATCCGCCCCTTAATGGAAAAAGACGATATGACAGATGAGGAGATGGTCAGCTACTTAGCTCACTGTATGATTGATGCCAAACACCCTCGTTCCTCAATTGAAACATTACTACATGCATTTTTACCATTTAAACATGTAGATCATACACATCCCGATGCAATAATAAGCATTGCCTGTGCAGACAATGGAAAAGCAATCGCAAAAGAAATATACGGTAACCGATTCGTATGGGTGCCATACATTCGTCCCGGCTTCAAATTGTCGAAAATGATTGCAGAAGGAGTCCAAAATAATCCTAATGCTGAATTGGTAATCATGGAAAAACACGGGTTGGTGACATGGGGAGAAACCTCTAAAGAAAGCTATGATAAAACAATCTCAGTCATTCAGGAAGCGGAAGACTACATCGAAGCAAAAGCGAAGGAACAAACACTGTTCGGCGGGCAGAAATATGAATCTTTGACAGCGGATGAGAGAAAAGAAATCATTGCGAAAGTGCTTCCTGTTGTCCGTGGCCAAGTCAGCGGAAACAAAAAGATGCTGGTTACATATGACGACAGTGAGGATGTTTTGAACTTTGTAAACAGCGAAAATGCAAAAGACTTATCACAAGTCGGTGCGGCATGTCCGGATCACCTGGTGCATACGAAACGAACGCCTTTATTCGTTGAATGGGATCCTAGCAGCAAAGATGCAGACGCTCTGATAGAAAGCGTGAAAGCTGGTATTGCTTCCTTTCAAGAAGAATATGAAGCATACTTTGAAAAAAATAAATCGGAAGGGGACCAAATGGTGGAAACAGCCCCTCGGGTAGTATTGATTCCAGGAATTGGAATGATCAATACAGGAAAGAACTGGATTGCGGCGAATGTCAGTGAGTCCCTTTACCACCGTGCGATTTCTGTGATGAGAGGATCTACCATTCTTGGAAACTTCGTCTCCCTTAATGAAGAAGAGTCATTTGCGATTGAATACTGGCCGCTCGAACTGTACAAACTCAGCCTTGCACCGCCAGAAGCGGAATTTTCCCGCCAGATAGCATTCGTAACTGGCGGAGCCGGCGGAATCGGAAGTGCAACTTGTTATCGACTTGTCTCTGAAGGTGCCCACGTCGTGGTAGCTGATATCAATCTGGAGGGGGCAGAGGAGCTTGCCGGTCAAATCAACGATCGATTCGGTGAAAACCGCGCCATAGCCGTGAAAATGGACGTTACAAAGGAAGCAGAAGTATCGGCTGCAATTCAAGATTCCGTTTTAACTTATGGTGGGTTGGACATTATTGTCAATAATGCTGGATTGGCTAGTTCAAGCCCTTTTGAAGAAACAACGATGGATAAGTGGAACTTGAATATGAATGTATTGGTGACCGGCTACTTTCTGGTTGCCAGAGAAGCGTTCAAGTTGATGAAAGATCAGGCAATCGGTGGAAGCATGGTTTTCGTTGGCTCAAAAAATTCCATCTATGCAGGCAAAAATGCTGCAGCCTACAGTACGGCTAAAGCAGCGGAAACCCATCTTGCCCGCACAGTGGCGGCTGATGGAGGCCAATACGGTATCCGTGTTAACTCCGTCCTTCCTGACGCCGTTATCCGTGGTTCAAAAATATGGGATTCTGAGTGGAAAGAAGAAAGGGCTTCCTCCTATGGAATTGGGACAGACGACTTAGAAGAACACTATCGAAAACGGACCATTTTGAACGTGAACATCCTGCCGCATGATATTGCAGAGTCGATCGCGTTCCTTGCTTCTTCCAAGTCAGCTAAGACTACTGGATGTATGGTGACAGTAGATGGCGGAGTAGCAGCAGCATTTACAAGATAA
- a CDS encoding ribulokinase, with protein MTEKYAIGVDYGTESGRAVLVALSDGRELEEHVTPYPHGVIDNKLPVSGIKLDHEWALQHPGDYIEVLKKSVPAVLKRSGVAPQDVIGLGIDFTACTMLPIDADGDPLSFHPELQDNPHSWVKLWKHHAAQKEANQLNEIASARGEAFLSRYGGKISSEWMIAKAWQILNEAPDIYDKADKFVEAADWVVSKMTNTFVRNSCTAGYKAMWHKQEGYPDKEFFRALDPRLADLTDTKLKGKVEPLGSKAGVLSEEMAALTGLCTGTSIAVGNVDAHASVPAIGVVSPGKMVMAMGTSICHMLLGTEEKDIEGMCGVVEDGIIPGYYGYEAGQSAVGDIFAWYVKEGVPAYVQETAEKEGMNVHQWLEKEASKYKPGETGLLALDWWNGNRSVLVDTQLSGLLIGATLQTKPEEIYRALLESTAFGTRKIIEAFHNNDISVDELYACGGLPQKNKLLMQIYADVTNRTITLADSKHTPAVGAAMFGAVAAGKQNAGFSNIVEAANKMARVKEEKIFPIPKNVEVYERLFKEYEKLHDYFGRGQNNIMKELKSLRENIQI; from the coding sequence ATGACGGAAAAGTATGCTATTGGGGTCGATTATGGAACTGAATCAGGACGTGCAGTACTCGTCGCATTATCGGACGGGAGAGAACTAGAAGAACATGTAACGCCTTATCCACATGGTGTTATTGATAACAAATTGCCTGTTTCAGGAATCAAACTAGACCATGAATGGGCACTACAACATCCAGGTGATTATATAGAAGTTTTAAAAAAATCTGTTCCGGCAGTCCTCAAAAGATCCGGAGTGGCCCCCCAGGATGTTATCGGTTTGGGAATAGATTTCACGGCATGTACAATGCTTCCAATAGATGCAGATGGGGATCCGCTTTCCTTCCACCCAGAATTGCAGGATAACCCTCATAGCTGGGTGAAATTATGGAAGCATCATGCTGCACAAAAGGAGGCTAATCAACTAAATGAGATAGCATCAGCAAGGGGAGAGGCATTTCTATCTAGATACGGTGGCAAGATATCATCTGAATGGATGATTGCAAAAGCTTGGCAAATCCTGAATGAAGCTCCGGACATTTATGACAAGGCAGATAAATTTGTAGAAGCAGCGGATTGGGTAGTTTCGAAGATGACGAATACCTTTGTCCGAAACAGTTGTACAGCTGGCTATAAAGCAATGTGGCACAAACAAGAGGGCTACCCGGATAAAGAATTCTTTCGTGCTCTTGACCCTAGATTAGCGGACTTGACGGACACCAAATTAAAAGGGAAAGTTGAACCACTTGGTTCGAAGGCTGGAGTTTTGTCAGAGGAGATGGCTGCTCTTACTGGCTTGTGTACTGGAACTTCAATAGCTGTAGGGAATGTCGATGCTCATGCATCCGTGCCAGCAATAGGAGTAGTGTCACCAGGGAAGATGGTAATGGCAATGGGCACCTCCATTTGCCATATGCTCTTGGGGACAGAGGAAAAAGATATTGAAGGTATGTGCGGAGTAGTAGAAGATGGAATCATTCCTGGTTATTACGGCTACGAGGCAGGGCAGTCAGCTGTCGGAGATATCTTTGCCTGGTACGTAAAAGAAGGCGTTCCTGCTTATGTTCAGGAGACAGCAGAGAAAGAAGGAATGAACGTTCATCAATGGTTAGAAAAAGAAGCTAGTAAATATAAACCAGGTGAGACAGGGTTGCTTGCTCTCGACTGGTGGAATGGAAATAGGTCAGTACTAGTAGACACACAATTAAGCGGTTTACTGATAGGAGCAACCCTTCAAACTAAACCGGAAGAAATTTACAGAGCGCTTTTAGAATCAACAGCATTTGGAACAAGAAAAATTATCGAAGCTTTCCATAATAACGACATTTCCGTTGATGAACTATACGCATGTGGTGGATTACCGCAAAAGAACAAGTTATTAATGCAAATTTATGCAGATGTAACTAACCGAACCATTACATTAGCTGATTCTAAGCATACTCCTGCAGTTGGAGCAGCTATGTTTGGAGCAGTAGCAGCTGGAAAACAGAATGCCGGTTTTTCCAACATTGTGGAAGCTGCAAACAAAATGGCTAGAGTAAAAGAAGAAAAAATATTTCCTATTCCAAAAAATGTAGAGGTCTACGAAAGACTTTTCAAAGAATATGAAAAGCTGCACGATTACTTTGGCAGGGGACAAAATAATATAATGAAAGAATTGAAGAGTCTGAGAGAAAATATTCAAATTTAA
- a CDS encoding sugar phosphate isomerase/epimerase family protein, whose product MKKQNYELKTERINKAFQRLKEERPEKMETRLNLSWSNWGFGLESLEESVKRLKNAGIDYIELHGNHYGADLGYKTDETLDILRHYDMKVSGVCGMFSAENDLSSNAPGKRQAAIEYIKRELDFAHAVNGDYLLVVPGAVGRPNAYDDTEFERSVETLGGLGNLFIEKGIKAAIEPVRAAEVSFVHTIGEVKSYIEAINHKGIGHINGDIYHMQSEEAHIGEAILEAGDQLVNLHLADSNRGALGEGFMDIDTIIKSLYLIGFNQPGKYVTPEPLGPGGDPYPAMNAKPDKQKLDFLVNQTSSYFREREEELLSINRG is encoded by the coding sequence TTGAAAAAACAAAACTACGAACTTAAAACGGAAAGAATAAATAAAGCTTTTCAAAGATTGAAGGAAGAGCGACCTGAAAAAATGGAAACCAGGCTGAATTTATCATGGAGTAACTGGGGGTTCGGTCTGGAGTCCCTTGAAGAGTCAGTAAAAAGACTAAAAAACGCAGGTATTGATTACATTGAATTACACGGTAACCATTATGGTGCTGATCTTGGTTACAAAACAGATGAGACGCTTGATATTCTACGTCACTATGACATGAAAGTGTCAGGTGTTTGTGGCATGTTTTCTGCTGAAAATGATCTTTCTAGCAATGCCCCGGGGAAAAGACAAGCAGCCATTGAATATATTAAGAGAGAACTAGATTTTGCACATGCGGTAAATGGTGATTACTTGTTGGTTGTGCCTGGAGCTGTCGGACGTCCTAATGCTTATGATGATACGGAGTTTGAAAGAAGTGTTGAAACACTTGGTGGCTTAGGGAATTTGTTTATCGAAAAGGGAATCAAAGCAGCTATAGAACCGGTAAGAGCAGCGGAGGTTAGTTTTGTACATACTATTGGAGAGGTGAAATCATACATTGAGGCAATTAATCATAAAGGCATTGGTCATATAAACGGTGATATATATCATATGCAGTCAGAGGAAGCACATATAGGGGAAGCAATTTTAGAAGCCGGGGATCAATTAGTGAACTTACATTTGGCCGATAGCAACCGAGGAGCTCTTGGGGAGGGATTTATGGATATTGATACGATTATTAAGTCACTTTATCTGATCGGATTTAATCAGCCGGGAAAGTACGTAACACCTGAACCGCTTGGACCAGGGGGAGATCCTTATCCGGCGATGAATGCAAAACCAGATAAACAAAAACTGGACTTTTTAGTAAACCAAACATCAAGTTACTTTAGAGAGCGTGAGGAGGAATTATTGAGCATTAATAGAGGATAG
- the rhaA gene encoding L-rhamnose isomerase — protein sequence MNIKEQYEMAKEAYERWGVDVEGVLDKLQKIPISIHCWQGDDVSGFEVNKQELSGGIDVTGNYPGKAKTPEQLRGDLEKALSLIPGKHRVNLHMIYAETNGEVVERDQLEPKHFENWVNWAKENGLGLDFNPTLFSHPKAADGLTLAHPDKEIRDYWIRHCIASRKIAEYFGKELGTPALTNIWIPDGFKDIPSDRLTPRQRLKESLDEIFAVEIDEKYNVDAVESKLFGIGSEAYVVGSHEFYLGYALKNNKLCLLDTGHYHPTEVVSNKISAMLLYSDQLALHVSRPVRWDSDHVVIFDDELKEIGLEIVRNGALDKVRIGLDFFDASINRVAAWTIGTRNMIKALLYALLQPNEHLKQLQEEGNFTARLALMEEFKTYPFGAIWDYYCEKMGVPAKETWLEDIKHYENEVLLKR from the coding sequence ATGAATATAAAAGAGCAATACGAAATGGCGAAAGAGGCATATGAGAGGTGGGGAGTAGATGTCGAGGGAGTATTAGATAAATTACAAAAAATCCCTATTTCGATTCATTGTTGGCAAGGGGATGACGTCAGTGGGTTTGAAGTAAATAAGCAGGAACTCTCCGGAGGAATAGATGTAACAGGAAATTATCCCGGTAAAGCTAAAACACCGGAGCAATTAAGGGGAGATTTAGAAAAGGCTCTTTCACTTATACCAGGGAAACACCGAGTAAACCTGCATATGATTTATGCGGAAACTAATGGAGAAGTTGTGGAACGGGATCAGCTGGAACCGAAGCATTTTGAAAACTGGGTGAACTGGGCGAAGGAGAATGGATTAGGGTTAGATTTCAACCCGACACTATTTTCTCATCCAAAAGCGGCGGATGGCTTGACACTGGCACATCCGGATAAAGAGATACGCGATTACTGGATCAGACATTGCATCGCCAGTCGCAAGATTGCGGAGTATTTCGGTAAAGAACTTGGTACACCTGCTTTAACAAATATTTGGATACCGGATGGTTTCAAGGATATCCCTAGTGACCGTTTAACTCCGAGACAGCGTTTGAAAGAGTCGCTCGATGAGATATTTGCTGTTGAAATTGACGAAAAATATAATGTTGATGCGGTGGAAAGCAAGCTGTTCGGCATCGGTTCTGAAGCATATGTTGTCGGTTCCCATGAATTTTACTTAGGATACGCTTTAAAGAATAATAAACTATGCTTGCTGGACACAGGACATTACCATCCAACAGAAGTGGTCTCCAATAAAATCTCGGCGATGCTTTTGTATAGTGATCAACTGGCACTGCACGTATCGAGGCCAGTCCGCTGGGATAGCGATCATGTTGTCATATTTGATGATGAGTTGAAAGAAATTGGTTTAGAAATTGTCCGAAACGGTGCCCTTGATAAAGTAAGAATAGGATTAGACTTCTTTGATGCAAGTATTAACCGGGTTGCTGCATGGACCATTGGAACACGTAACATGATTAAAGCTTTGTTATATGCACTGCTTCAACCGAACGAGCACTTAAAACAGTTACAGGAAGAAGGTAACTTTACGGCCCGCTTGGCTTTAATGGAAGAATTTAAGACCTACCCATTCGGTGCAATTTGGGATTATTATTGCGAAAAAATGGGAGTGCCTGCAAAAGAAACATGGCTGGAAGATATCAAACATTATGAAAACGAGGTTTTGCTGAAGAGATAA
- a CDS encoding autoinducer 2 ABC transporter substrate-binding protein: MKKLYLLLIAALLLVGILAGCVAENSGSSDSEGEAEAGGSEGESAGGEEGLDIAVVPKLVGIPYFNASESGANEAGEDLEGVNVNYTGPTQADASAQVKVIEDLISKNVDVIAVAPNDPASVEPVLKKAKEDGIHVMDWDTPADKELVDISVKQVDDEEFGRHMAQKLVEAMGTEEGEIAILTGGLSAANLNLWIEAAQKEFDENYPGIEIVSEKIPTDEKQQVAYQKTLDLLKSYPDLKGVLAVSTPAPLGAAQAVQEEGLQDEVSVVGSALPTDSAPFLEDGSLDTAVLWDPGKLGYLTVALGKMLAEGEMPEDGQEIEGVGEITVKEDGKTVIMGPPADFTKENAADFDF, translated from the coding sequence ATGAAGAAGTTGTATTTGTTATTAATTGCTGCTCTGTTGTTGGTTGGTATTTTAGCTGGTTGTGTTGCTGAGAACAGTGGCAGCTCAGATAGCGAGGGAGAAGCTGAAGCAGGAGGCTCAGAAGGTGAGTCTGCTGGAGGAGAAGAGGGTCTGGATATAGCGGTGGTGCCTAAATTAGTTGGCATTCCTTACTTCAATGCCTCCGAATCGGGAGCAAATGAAGCTGGTGAAGATTTGGAAGGAGTCAATGTTAATTATACAGGTCCGACACAAGCAGATGCATCTGCACAGGTAAAAGTAATTGAAGATCTTATCTCTAAGAATGTCGATGTCATAGCAGTTGCACCGAATGATCCGGCCTCTGTGGAACCGGTATTGAAGAAAGCGAAAGAGGATGGCATTCATGTAATGGACTGGGACACTCCGGCGGATAAAGAATTGGTAGATATTTCCGTAAAACAAGTTGATGATGAAGAGTTCGGACGCCATATGGCACAAAAACTAGTAGAAGCAATGGGAACTGAAGAAGGCGAGATAGCCATTTTGACAGGAGGACTGTCTGCAGCCAACTTAAATTTGTGGATTGAAGCAGCCCAAAAAGAATTCGATGAAAATTATCCTGGAATAGAAATAGTATCTGAAAAAATTCCTACAGATGAAAAGCAACAGGTTGCTTACCAAAAAACCTTGGACCTGCTGAAATCTTATCCTGACCTTAAAGGCGTGTTGGCTGTTTCTACACCAGCTCCTCTAGGTGCAGCACAAGCAGTGCAGGAAGAAGGTTTGCAAGATGAAGTATCCGTAGTAGGTTCTGCACTTCCTACCGATTCTGCTCCATTTCTCGAAGATGGATCACTTGATACCGCTGTTCTCTGGGATCCAGGTAAATTGGGCTATCTAACCGTTGCATTAGGAAAAATGCTGGCAGAAGGAGAAATGCCAGAAGATGGACAGGAAATTGAAGGTGTTGGAGAAATTACGGTGAAAGAAGATGGAAAAACGGTGATTATGGGACCTCCGGCTGACTTCACAAAAGAAAATGCAGCTGACTTTGATTTTTAA
- the rhaB gene encoding rhamnulokinase, with translation MSKCSIAVDIGASSGRLIAGCLQDNNLKLEEIHRFENNLIIKDGHYCWDVHALYNEIKTGIRLCRDRGLHPESIGIDTWAVDFVLLDEKNRLLTDAIAYRDARTDGMMEEVFNFISKERLYLETGIQFQKFNTIYQLYSLKKSNPEVLEQATSFMMLPDYFNYLLTGKKVNEYTNATSTQLVNAFTKKWDEDLLDLLGINKEMFLEIKPPGSILGDMETELSKELGIEMKVILPATHDTGSAVVAVPEVDDTVYISSGTWSLIGVENPFPICITKALDYNFTNEGGFSYQYRFLKNVMGLWMIQEVKRNYNDQYSFSELVELADKASEFGAKINVDNDRFLKPENMIEEIQKVCQETNQEVPGTPGEVAKCVFDSLGVSYQKALDQIEEIYEKEFKKINIIGGGCQNEMLNQLIADKTGKEVIAGPVEATAIGNLVSQLISLGKIKDIKEARNIIGQSFKLKRYTAAGREEENVT, from the coding sequence ATGAGCAAATGCAGTATAGCCGTTGATATTGGTGCATCAAGTGGAAGGCTTATTGCTGGATGCCTGCAGGATAATAACCTTAAGTTGGAGGAAATACACCGGTTTGAGAACAACTTGATTATAAAAGACGGTCATTATTGTTGGGATGTTCATGCTTTATACAACGAAATTAAAACGGGAATCCGCTTATGCAGGGATAGGGGTTTACATCCTGAAAGTATCGGAATTGATACATGGGCAGTTGATTTTGTCTTATTAGATGAAAAAAATCGATTACTTACAGATGCTATCGCTTACCGCGATGCTAGAACGGACGGAATGATGGAGGAAGTTTTTAACTTCATTAGCAAAGAGCGTCTGTATTTGGAAACTGGAATACAGTTTCAAAAATTCAACACAATTTATCAATTATACTCTCTAAAAAAGAGCAATCCGGAAGTTCTGGAGCAAGCGACATCTTTTATGATGCTTCCTGATTACTTCAACTACTTATTGACCGGAAAGAAAGTAAATGAATATACGAATGCTACCTCTACTCAGTTAGTAAATGCCTTTACGAAAAAGTGGGACGAAGATTTATTGGATTTGCTTGGTATAAATAAAGAAATGTTCTTAGAAATAAAACCACCAGGATCAATACTGGGAGATATGGAAACAGAGCTATCAAAAGAGCTTGGTATAGAAATGAAGGTGATCCTCCCTGCCACCCATGATACCGGTTCAGCTGTGGTTGCCGTTCCGGAGGTAGATGATACGGTATATATAAGTTCTGGGACTTGGTCACTGATTGGTGTCGAGAACCCGTTTCCTATCTGTATTACAAAAGCATTGGACTATAACTTTACTAACGAAGGTGGTTTCAGTTATCAGTACCGTTTTTTGAAAAATGTAATGGGATTATGGATGATTCAGGAAGTAAAGAGGAATTACAACGATCAATATAGTTTTTCGGAGTTAGTGGAGTTAGCAGACAAAGCCTCCGAATTCGGAGCAAAGATAAACGTGGATAATGATCGTTTTCTGAAGCCGGAAAACATGATAGAAGAAATTCAAAAGGTGTGTCAGGAGACAAATCAGGAGGTGCCTGGGACACCAGGTGAGGTAGCGAAATGTGTCTTTGATAGTTTAGGGGTTAGCTACCAAAAAGCTCTTGATCAAATTGAAGAAATATATGAGAAAGAATTTAAAAAAATTAATATTATCGGCGGCGGCTGCCAGAATGAAATGTTAAATCAGCTGATTGCTGATAAAACAGGAAAAGAAGTTATAGCAGGGCCGGTAGAGGCAACGGCGATTGGTAACCTTGTTTCTCAGCTAATCTCACTAGGAAAAATAAAGGATATCAAGGAGGCAAGAAACATTATTGGCCAATCCTTTAAACTCAAAAGATATACAGCAGCCGGGCGAGAGGAGGAAAATGTAACATGA